The following proteins are co-located in the Barnesiella propionica genome:
- the hisC gene encoding histidinol-phosphate transaminase: protein MTEIEQLMRPNILRLTPYSSARSEFKGEASVWLDANESPFNTPYNRYPDPLQSRIKEKIARIKGLSPDSVFLGAGSDEAIDLLFRVFCIPARDNAVAIEPTYGMYEVCANINDVEYRKVPLDEEFDFDPVDLLAVADDHTKLLFICSPNNPTGNTFDASKIKYLLDNFRGILVIDEAYIDFSSQDSFLKRLPDYPRLVILQTFSKAWGSAGVRLGMAFASSGIIEVFNKVKYPYNINALTQEYALEILEKEECVKEWVDVLLRERLKLETLLQEFPFVTKVYPSDANFLLVRTRDAAALYNYLQDKGIIVRNRNKITLCSGCLRITVGNAEENRILVEALAIYGK from the coding sequence ATGACAGAAATAGAACAGTTGATGAGACCTAATATTCTCAGGCTGACTCCTTATTCTTCGGCCCGTAGTGAGTTTAAAGGGGAAGCTTCCGTATGGCTGGATGCTAATGAAAGTCCTTTTAACACCCCTTATAACCGTTATCCCGATCCGTTACAATCCCGTATCAAAGAAAAAATCGCTCGAATAAAAGGACTCTCTCCCGATTCTGTTTTTTTGGGAGCCGGAAGTGATGAAGCAATAGACCTTCTGTTTCGTGTGTTTTGTATTCCCGCCCGCGATAATGCAGTAGCTATCGAACCTACTTACGGGATGTACGAAGTATGTGCGAACATTAATGATGTGGAATACAGGAAAGTGCCGTTGGATGAAGAGTTCGATTTCGATCCTGTAGATTTACTGGCTGTGGCCGACGATCATACCAAACTGCTTTTTATATGTTCTCCTAACAATCCTACCGGCAATACTTTCGACGCATCAAAAATAAAATACTTGCTGGATAATTTTAGAGGAATTTTGGTGATAGATGAGGCCTATATAGATTTCTCTTCGCAGGACTCATTCTTGAAACGTCTTCCCGATTATCCGCGGCTGGTTATTTTGCAAACATTTTCAAAAGCATGGGGAAGTGCCGGTGTAAGGTTGGGAATGGCGTTTGCGTCGTCCGGAATAATAGAGGTATTCAATAAGGTTAAATATCCGTATAATATCAATGCGCTTACTCAGGAATATGCTTTAGAGATACTGGAAAAGGAAGAATGCGTAAAAGAATGGGTGGACGTATTGTTACGGGAACGTTTGAAACTGGAAACCCTTTTGCAGGAATTTCCTTTTGTTACCAAAGTCTATCCCAGTGATGCCAATTTTTTATTGGTAAGAACACGAGATGCGGCCGCCTTATATAATTACTTGCAAGATAAAGGTATTATTGTGCGTAACCGTAATAAAATAACTTTGTGTTCTGGTTGTTTGCGTATAACGGTAGGGAATGCAGAAGAAAACAGAATATTGGTAGAAGCACTTGCAATATATGGAAAATGA